A window of Mycoplasmopsis equigenitalium genomic DNA:
GATGTTATGGGTGACTTATCACGCCGTCGTGGACAAATTAAGGATAACGAAACTAGAAACGATGGCGCACACATAATGCGTGCTAACGTTCCACTTTCGGAAATGTTTGGTTATGCTACCGACTTACGTAGTATGACTGCTGGTCGTGGTACTTACCAAATGCAATTCGACCACTATGAAAAATGTCCAAAAAACATTGCGGATGAAATCATTAAAAAACGTAACATCAAAGAGATGGAAGATTAAAAATCTAGCCCTTGTGCTAGATTTTTTTATAATCGTATTTACATCTGTTTTCAATGAAAAATCAAGAAAATTTATTGAAATATCTTCTTTTTTGATTTCAAAAATGAAACAAATATTTACAAAATGAACACTTAGTTTTAAGTTATTAATTTTACTAATAATATAAAATAGTAGTATATGAAAAATATGGCTAATGCTTTACGACCTAGCAGACTTGATGATATCATCGGTCAAAAGAATGTCGTTCAACTTTTAAAAGACACAAAAAAGAATAACTTCTTAACAAGTTATTTGTTTTTTGGTGAACCAGGCGTTGGTAAAACAAGTTGTGCCATAGCTCTAGCTAATGAATTTGATATATCTTATGCATTATTTAATGCAACAGTGGATTCGAAAGCAGATTTAATTAAAAAACTCGACCTACATAAAATCGTTATCATTGACGAGATCCATCGTCTTAACAAGGATAAACAAGACATTTTACTTTCATATTTAGAACAAGATAAAAACATTGTTTTTGCAACCACCACCGAAAATCCTTATTTTAAAGTAAACCCCGCATTGCGAAGCAGAATGAAAATACTTGAATTCAAAAAATTAAGCGTTGCCGATATTAAAGAGGGGATCAAAAAACATTTTACGAACAAAGTATTTACTTTTAAAATCACCGATCAAAATTTAACCTCTCTAATCGAATCTTCGAGCGGTGATTATCGAAATGTTTTGAATAACTTGCAATTTATTGAAAAAATTTATCCAAAAAAAGAAATTAGCCTAGAACTAATTAAAACAATTGTTCCAAACATTAATTTCTTTTCTGATAAAGATGCAACTTCTCACTACGATAATTTAAGTGCATTTCATAAATCGTTGCGAGGAAGCGATGTTGATGCCGCCCTTTATTACGCATCTTTAATTTTGGAAACTGGTGATATGGATGGATTAATTAGAAGAATTGTCGCAATGTCATATGAAGATATTGGTCTTGCTAGCCCAAATATTCAAATTCGTGTCGATGCCGCGGTTAGGGCAATTGAACGTCTTGGCCTACCTGAAGCATTATTACCGCTTGGTTTTATAATATGCGAATTGTGCTTAGCACCAAAATCAAATAGCGCTTACAAAGGTATTACAAAAGCGCTTGATTATGTTAAAACAGGTAAAATTTATGATATTCCAAAACATTTAAAAGATGCTCACTACAATTCGGCATCTAAACTAGGATATGGTATTGAGTACAAATACCCACATGATTATCCTTATCATTATGTGGAGCAAACTTATCTGCCTAATGAATTAAAAAATATTAAATTTTTTGAATTTGGTAGTTCAAAAAATGAAAAAAATTACAAAGAATATTGAGATCTCATCAAGAAAATGGTAAAGGAGTAGAGATGGAATTAGATTTAAATAAAATCAATAACCTCGAAGATTTGAAAAATGCCAAAAACAAAGCATATGGCGAGGGGAGTGAGCTATGAAAATTGCAACAAAAAATCAAAACCGCAAGCAATGAAGATAAAAAACAAATTGGAAAGGAACTTGCGCAACTTAAAAACAAGTTAGACACCTTTTTTGAACAAGCAGCAGTGCATGTTGAAAATCTAAGAATCAAGGCAATTATGGATGCTGATAAAACAGATTTGTTTGAACCAGTTAATTCACAAGGGACCCTACACCCAATAACTTTAGTAATTAATCGCCTTAAAACCTGATTCTTACAAAATAATTACTACGAAGCAAACTACGGCGAAATCGAAACTGACCATTACAATTTTGAACAGCTAAATATCGCTAAAGACCATCCAGCCCGTGATATGCAGGATTCACTATATATTGACGAAAACAATTTGCTGCGTACGCATAATACCGGTGTTAGTGCTCGCGAGCTAGAAAAAAATAAAAATAAGTCATTTTACAACTTCACAATTGGCAAAGTTTATCGAAACGATGAAGATGATGCCACACACTCACACCAATTTACGCAACTTGATTTTGTTGGTGTTGGTAAAATCAGCTTTCCTGATTTAATTCAAACACTTAGTGATTTACTTTCGTATGTTTTAGAACAAGATGTTAAAATTCGCTTAAGACCAAGTTACTTCCCTTTTACTGAACCTAGCGTCGAAGTTGATGTCTTTTACAATAATCGATGAATTGAAGTTCTTGGTGCCGGAATGGTACATCCCGAGGTAATGAAAAAAGCAGGTTATACTAATGATATGAATGGCTTTGCTGCTGGTATTGGAATTGAAAGGCTAACAATGATTAAGTACAACATCACTGATATTCGTGAATTTTATTCAAATGATTTAAGTTTTCTTAATCAATTTAAAAATGATTAATTATATTAAACAAGAGTTAGAAAAAGATTACGTTAAAGTGATCTTAAATAAAGTTGATAAATTGCGAAAAACCACTAACATCTTCCCTGAAAAAAGCGACGTTTTTAACGCTTTAACAAAAACCAATTTTGATGATTTAAAACTTATAATTATTGGTCAAGATCCTTACCCTACAAAAGGAGTAGCAGATGGTTTTGCCTTCAGCAGTAAAACAATTCTACCTAAATCTCTAAATAATATTTTTACTGAAATTAAAAAAGATTTTCCCGACTTTAATCATGAAACTAATAGTCTAGAAAATTGAGCAAAACAAGGTGTGTTATTACTAAATACTACCTTAACCGTTGAAGAAGGAAAACCATTATCACATAAGAATTTTGGATGAGATAAATTGACTCATAAAATATTTGAATTAGTTACTCAAAATCACGATAATTTAATGATATGTTTGTGAGGCAATAAAGCACAAAAATTCGCTAGCAATATTGACCTAAGTAGGCACGTTATCTTTCGCAATTCGCACCCATCGCCATTAGGTTATTATCGTAATTTTAAAGACTGCGGAATTTTCAAAAAAATCAACAAAACTCTTGAAAAAATGTTGAAAAAACCAATAAATTGGAATTTATAAAAGGAGGAATTATGAAGTTTTCTGTTAATAAATTAAAAACTTTGTTAAACCATAACGAACTAACAGCAACACAAATTGCAAACGCAATAAATAAGATCGGATTTGAAGTTGAAGAAATTATTGAACCAATTAAAATTAAGAACTTAAAATTTGGACAAATACTTGAAATTTCCAAAAATCCAAACGCCGACAAATTAAATGTTTGCAAAGTAAAATTCAATGACAAAATCAGAATTATTCAAACTAACGATTCTAGTGTTCAAGTGGGAAAAAATTACCTCGCAATTGTGGATGAAGGATATGCTGGAAACTTAATTATCAAACCAACCGAAATCAAAGGAATTTTATCGCAAGGAATGTTTTGTTCACTTGAGGAAATTGGTTTTAATAAAGATTTAATCGGTAACTACAAAAATCGAATTTTTACACTAGAAACGGACATTAAAAACGATCCAATCAAGACTTTAAATTTAGACGACTATTTTATCGACGTTTCAATTTTAGCAAACCGTAATGACGCCAACTCGTACACAATAATGGCAGCGGAGCTTAGTGCGTATTTTAACTACAAAAATAACCTCGTTTCCCAAAAAATATCATCAGATCTACCAACAGAAAAAATTATTGATTTAGCAAATAAAAAGGATATCGAAAACCTTGTAGCTATTAGATTAAGCAATATTCCAGCCTTAAACATTCAAGATGAATTACTTTTATTAAAACACGACTTCGAACTTAAAAACAACACCGAAAATTACTTTAATTACTTATCAATTCTTTTTGGTCTGCCAATCACCTTTGTTAACAACGATCATAACTTTAGGCTTGAAAAAAAGAATGACGTTCTTTCGCTAGTTTCGAGCAAAAACAAAATTGTCTTGGGAGCAAATAATCTAAATAACATTGAAAATAATTCAGCACTTCTTGTTGCAATTCCTTCAATTACAGATGCAAGAAAAAACCTAAAATCAGCAAAAATTTCAAATTTTAATTCGCAGATTACAATTAAAAAGGTTGCACCTGGTCTTATAAATTTACTTATTTCAAAACTTAAAAACAACATCAATGCCATTGATATCGCAAAACTGGAATCTGAAGAAACGATTATTAAAATTGATAATGAAAAACTTAACCGCTATGCTAACTTTGATTTTGTTAAATCTGAGGCTTTTAAAGATATTAAAAATCGCCTAAAAATTCTTGGCTTTAAATTTCAAAAAAACTTTGTTGTGGTTCCTCAAAATCGCTACGATATCAAAAATTTCGAAGATATAATTGAAGAAATTTTTAGATTTTACGATTATGATAATTTTGAAAAAATCAAAATTAACAAAATCTACACCGAAGTAAAACAACCAAATGTAATTAAAGATATGATGGTTGCTAATAGTTTTAACGAAATTTTAACTTTTACACTACGAAGTAAAGAAGAAGCGTTGTTTGATCCTTTCGATTTTAAAAATACCATTTCACTTCAAACATATGTTTCAGAAAATCACAAATACATTCGTAACTCGCAACTCGTTTCATTACTTGAAGTAATAAATTACAACTACAAACGTAAAGCGGCTATTTTAAACTTTTTCGAAATCGGTTCAATTAATAAAAATAAGCAAAGTTTAATTTTCAGCTCAAATCAAAAATCATTTAATGAAATGAAGCAAATTATCAAAAACCTAATCGGAGATTTTAATCTTGAAAAATGAAGTGATTTTAACTACATTCATACCAATGTTGGAGCAAAAATTTTTAAGAACAATGAACTAGTTGGGTGAATTGCAAAAATTAATCCTAAATACGATCCAACAAATTCAATTTTTGTCGAACTAATCAAACTTGACTTTAGCAGCAAACACAGTTTTCAAGAATATAACAAAGATCCTCTTGCTTACGCAGATTTCACCTACGAATTAAATGAAGGTGAATCAGTCAAAGAATATCTTAATATCTTTAAGAAAATTGATCGCGATTTACAAATTGCCATCATTGATCGTTTTGCAAAAAACAACAAAATTAACACAACATTTCGTGTTTTTGGCAATAAAGAAACGATTGCTGCAATTAACGAAAAATTAAATAAATAAAAGCCAGCGTTGCTGGCTCTTTTTTCATCCCTCGCAAGGCGATGAAATCTATTAGCATATGAAATGAGAATTACATCTCGCAAGAAACTCTTAAGCGACTATGCTGCTATCGCTACCAAGCATATTATTTAAATGTATAAATAACACATCAACCACATTATAACACAAGCTAGCGTGTTATAAAAATTTTTATAAAAAATATTTTAATAAATCGAAAATGGTTATTATATATAATAGTATGTTAATGAAGAGGTCGGTATGAATATCCATGAATTATTAACCAAGTTATTAGAAAATGCAATGCGTAAAATTGATAGCACCTTTAATATCAAAGGCTGCAATTTCATGATTTCTGAACCACGAATACCACAAGAACAAAACCCAGAAAAAATCGAATTTGATTTGTCAGCAAATTTAGCAATAATAATTGCAAAAAAATATAATATAAGCCCAAGTGAATTAGCAAATAAATTACTACACCACTTACAAACTCGGCCAGAAATTATCAAAATTTCTGTTACCACACCCGGGTTTATTAATATTAAATTCAAAAACAACATTTATCTTGACTTCATCACATTTTTATCTAGTCAAAACAATTATGGTTCAAGACAAGTAATGCCAGTAAAAATCAATAACGAATTCGTATCTGTTAACCCCACTGGATACTTACATGCAGGCCATGCAAGAAATGCTGTTGTTGGTAGCGTATTAAGCAACATCTTAAGATATGCTGGTTATATGGTAACAAACGAATACTACATTAATGATGCTGGTAACCAAATTAACATTTTAGCTGATAGCGCTTTTGTAAGATATCAAAATTTATTTAAAATCGAAGCGGAGTTACCCGAAGATTCCTACCGGGGTCAAGATATTATTGACTTTGCCAAATATCTTAAACGTACATACAAAGATTATTTCCTAACCGACTTCGAAAACAAAAAAGAAGAATTTAAGAAACTTGCAGTTGATTGATTTATGCAAGAGGCTAAAAAAGACTTGAAAAAGATGCGAATTACCTTTGAAGTTTTTTCAAGCGAAAAATCGCTATTTGAGCGAAAATTAGTATTAAAAAGTCTTAAGACTTTAGAAAAATATATTTACACCCAAGATGGCGCAACCTTTTTAAAAACATCTGATTTTGGTGATGATAAGGATCGTGTTCTAGTTAAAAGCGATGGTTCTTATACATATTTTTTATCAGACATCGCTTATCACTTAGATAAGGCGAAACGTGCCAAAAAATTAATAAATGTTTGGGGCGCCGATCACTCGGGTTATATCGCACGAATTAAAAATTCATTAACAATGAACGAGTTTGATACCGATAATTTCCACGTTGTTTTAATTCAACTTGTACGTTTAATTAAAGATGGTAGTGAATTTAAAATGTCAAAACGTAGTGGCACAAGTCTAACCATACGTGAACTGCTAGAAAATGTTTCCGTTGATGCTTTAAGATACAACCTTGCTGCTCGTGATGCTAATACAAAAATGGATTTAGATTTGGATTTAGCAACAAAATTAGATGAAAATAATCCAGTATTTATTTTGAAAAATACTTACAAAAAAGTAAATGAATTTATTAGCAACAATAAATCACTAAAAATTGATATAGAAGACCAATACACAAAACCAGAAATTGATTTAATTATTGAATTATCAAACTTTAAAAACATAATCAAAACAATTGCAAAAACCTACAAAATTCAACTTTTACCACAGTATTTAATTAAAATATGTAATTTAGCAAATACGCTACTTAATAACCAAGAAAAGCAAATTAATCTAAATAAAATGTACATTTATAAAAGTTTTAAAACCATACTAGAAACTGGTTTAAAATTGTTAGATATATCAACTCGTTAGGAGATTTATGGAATTTAAAATACCTAAAAAACTTAAACCGGGCGACACTGTTGCCCTAATTTCTCTCTCAAGCGGAATGGCTGGTGAAAATAAGTTTAAGCATCGTTATGAGCAAGGTAAAGCATACATTCGTGATGTTTTAAAACTTAATATTTTTGAAGGTCGTTATTCACTAAAAGGTATTGACTTTGTTGCGAGTCACCCCGAATTACGTGCAGAAGATTTGATGAAGGCTCTTAAAGATGACAATGTTAAAGCTATTTTTAGTAATATTGGTGGATTTGATGCTTACAAAATTTGAGCCTACATCGATAAAGAAGTTTTAGAAAATAATCCTAAATTCTTTGTTGGATTTTCTGATTCAACTTCTGTGCATTACTTATTTTTAAAACATGGTATTCAATCTTATTATGGTCCAAGTGTGTTAGCAACATTTGCCGAAAATGGTGGAATGAACCCATACACAAAAAAATATTTTGAAGCATTGTTATTTAGTGATGCGCAAGTTGATATTGAAGCCTCAAAAGAATGAACTAGTGAATTTCTAGACTGAATAGTTCCTGAAAACAACTTAAAACCACGCAAGTATCAAGAAAACCCTGGTTACACATGAATTTCTAAAAATAATCCAGTAATTGAAGGAACTATTTTAGGCGGTTGTGTTGAAACTCTTGACCAATTACTTGAACAAGAATTACTGCCAAAACCTACTTTTTTTAAAGACTCAATTGTCTTTTTAGAAACTGCAGAAACCAACACAAAACCAATTATTTATGAGAAAATGATCAAGCGTTTGGCACCATATATCTCCAAAGCAAAAGCAATTGTTCATGGTCGTCCATATGGTAATATCTATGCCTACGAACAATTACAAATTCTTAAAGAATTCAAATTACCAATTGTAAGTAATTTTGATATTGGACACACCGACCCAATGGTTACTTTACCACTTGGTGGTAAGATGATAATCAATTTTGAAACCAAAAAAATTAAGATTAAGAAAAAATAAAAAGTGCATCTTTGGCACTTTTTTTTATTCAAAATATTGTTTTTTAATTGGATGAGCCTCTGTCATCGCTTTAACTTTTTCTTTTAAAATTCGGAAGTTGTGATCCGATTGATCACGAAGACACGAGTCGATAATCAAGGCCAATTCTTCAAAATCTTTTTCTTTAAAGTCACGCGAAGTCATAGCCGCCGTTCCGAATCTTAAACCACTTGTAACAGTTGGTGAAAGCGGATCAAAGGGGATTGTGTTTTTATTAGCAGTAATTTTAATTCGATCAAGTCATTTTTCCGCTTCTTTACCAGTTAAGTTATATGACTTCACAACATCAATAATAAATAGATGATTATCAGTACCACCAGTAATTACTTTAACTCCTAATTCAGTGAATTTTCTAGCAAAAGCTCGTGAATTTAAAATAATTTGTTTGGCATACTCTTTAAAACCTGGATTTAATGCTTCCTTAAATGCTACCGCTTTGCCCGCAATCGCATGAAATAATGGGCCACCTTGATATCCGGGGAAAACTCAGCGGTCAATTTTTTTTGCTAGTTCTGAGTCGTTAGTCATAATAACTGCTCCTCTAGTTCCCCTTAAAGTTTTATGGGTTGTTGAAGTTATAACGTCAGCATAACCAACTGGACTAGGGTGACAGCCTGCTGCTATTAAACCTGCAATGTGGGCAATATCGGCCATTAATTTTGCCCCACACGCATCAGCAATTTCTCTAAATTTCTTAAAATCAATTGTTCTTGAATATGCACTATAGCCACAAATAATCACATTTGGTTTAACTTCTAATGCGATTTTTTTAATTGCTTCATAATCTAAAAAACCATTCTCGTCTACTTCATATGTGTAAGCATCGTAAAAAATACCACTAAATGAAATTTTATAACCATGTGTTAAGTGCCCACCAGACGCTAAACTTAAACCAAGAATTTTGCCTCCTTTTGGCATTAATGCAGCAAGCGCAGCAGCGTTTGCTACTGAACCAGAATAAGATTGTACATTTGCAAATTTAACACCAAAAAGCTCCTTTAAACGATCAATTGCTGCTTGTTCAACAACATCAACATTTTGACATCCACCATAATATCTTTTTTTAGGATATCCTTCTCCATATTTATTAGTTAAAATTGATCCCGTTGCCTTTAAAACATCTTCGCTAACATAGTTTTCCGAGGCAATTAATTCAATATTTTGTGTTTGTCTACGCAATTCACTATTTATTGCTTTTTCAATGATTTTGTCGCTTAATTTGATTTTTTTATACATTTTAGTCACCTACTAACTTAATATTTTATATAATTATAAATGAATTATATACATAAATACTAAATACGTAAGGAGTGCAATGATAATAGAATTTTTCAAAAATCCACAACTCTACGATCATAAGGAAATTGAGATTTGTGGCTGAGTAGAAACAGTAAGAGGAAATAAAAAGATAGCATTTATTGAACTTAATGATGGCAGTACAATTAAAAATTTACAACTTGTAATTAAGAGTTCAGATGCTGATTTTGACAAGGTAGAAAAGCTTTTTATTGGAAGTGCAATTCGTGTTTCTGGAACTATTAAACACACACCAAGCGCAGCACAAGCACTTGAGTTAAGTGTTAAAAAACTAGAACTCTTAGCTGTTTCGGAAAATGACTATCCAATTCAAAAACAACAAATGAATTTAGATACATTGCGTGAAGTACCTCACGTTCGTCACCGAACAAAATACTTGCGCGCTGTAATGTTAATTCGTTCAAAACTAGCCCAAAATATCCACGGTTACTTTGCAGAAAAAGGATTTTTTAATGTTCATTCACCAATCATTACATCAAACGATGGCGAGGGCGCGGGCGAAACCTTTAATGTTACAAGTGACAAAGAAAAAAACTTTTTCGGTAACAATAAAGCAACACTAGGAGTGACAGGTCAGTTGCACGCTGAATCATATGCAATTGGTTTTAACAAAGTTTATACATTTGCACCAACATTCCGTGCAGAAAATTCAAACACTAAAAAACACCTTGCTGAATTTTGAATGATTGAACCCGAAGTTGCCTTTTGTGACCTTCGTGGCATCATTACTTTAGCTGATGATTTATTAAAAAACGTTATCAATAAAACAATTAAAGAATTACCATTTGAATTTGAGTTTTTAAATCAAAGAAGTAATAACACTTTATTTGAAAAACTCAACAAATTTCTTGATTTTGGCTTGAAAACTCTTGAATATAAAGATGCCATTGAAATCCTTGTGAAACACAAAAAAGAATTCGAAAATCAAGATATCAAATTTGGTACAGACTTAGCGACCGAGCACGAACGCTTTTTATGTGAAAAATGAGCTAAAGCCCCTGTTGCAATCATTGATTACCCAAAAGATATCAAAGCATTTTATATGTACCAAAACGATGATAAAAAAACAGTGGCCGCATTTGATTTACTGGTTCCCGGAATTGGCGAACTTGTCGGTGGAAGCCAGCGGGAAATTAGGTATGACAAACTTCTTAAACGAATCAAAGAAGTGGGAATTTCGCAAAAAGAAATTCAATGATATCTAGATTTAAGAAGATTTGGCGATGCTGGATCAAGTGGATTTGGAATTGGGTTTGAACGTTTAGTAATGTATTGTACTGACACTGAAAATATTCGCGACTCAATCCCTTATCCTCGTACAGTAAATAATTTAAGAATGTAGGTGAATATGAAGTTATCAATTATTGGAGTCGTAAATACGAAAATTACAAACATCAGTGATTATTTAAAAGCTATTGCTAATCAAAATAATGATGATTTTGAGTTGATTTTGATAATTCAAAAAGTTAGTGATAAATTACTTAACCAACTTGACAATATCCCAAAAGAATTAAAGGACAAAACAACAATTATTAGCAACTACAAAGATTTGAGTATGGAATACTTGATGCTTTGTGGATTAAGAATAGCTAAAGGTGAATACATCTCATTTGTTTTTCCTAATTCAGTGATTCGTCCATATACAACACAAGTTTTTATCGATGATATTAACAAATACAACACTGATATCATTGAATACAAACCACGTTTAATTGGTGATGTTCGTTGAAAACCAAGCGCTCGACTAGATGAGA
This region includes:
- a CDS encoding replication-associated recombination protein A, giving the protein MKNMANALRPSRLDDIIGQKNVVQLLKDTKKNNFLTSYLFFGEPGVGKTSCAIALANEFDISYALFNATVDSKADLIKKLDLHKIVIIDEIHRLNKDKQDILLSYLEQDKNIVFATTTENPYFKVNPALRSRMKILEFKKLSVADIKEGIKKHFTNKVFTFKITDQNLTSLIESSSGDYRNVLNNLQFIEKIYPKKEISLELIKTIVPNINFFSDKDATSHYDNLSAFHKSLRGSDVDAALYYASLILETGDMDGLIRRIVAMSYEDIGLASPNIQIRVDAAVRAIERLGLPEALLPLGFIICELCLAPKSNSAYKGITKALDYVKTGKIYDIPKHLKDAHYNSASKLGYGIEYKYPHDYPYHYVEQTYLPNELKNIKFFEFGSSKNEKNYKEYWDLIKKMVKE
- the pheS gene encoding phenylalanine--tRNA ligase subunit alpha, yielding MELDLNKINNLEDLKNAKNKAYGEGSELWKLQQKIKTASNEDKKQIGKELAQLKNKLDTFFEQAAVHVENLRIKAIMDADKTDLFEPVNSQGTLHPITLVINRLKTWFLQNNYYEANYGEIETDHYNFEQLNIAKDHPARDMQDSLYIDENNLLRTHNTGVSARELEKNKNKSFYNFTIGKVYRNDEDDATHSHQFTQLDFVGVGKISFPDLIQTLSDLLSYVLEQDVKIRLRPSYFPFTEPSVEVDVFYNNRWIEVLGAGMVHPEVMKKAGYTNDMNGFAAGIGIERLTMIKYNITDIREFYSNDLSFLNQFKND
- a CDS encoding uracil-DNA glycosylase; this encodes MINYIKQELEKDYVKVILNKVDKLRKTTNIFPEKSDVFNALTKTNFDDLKLIIIGQDPYPTKGVADGFAFSSKTILPKSLNNIFTEIKKDFPDFNHETNSLENWAKQGVLLLNTTLTVEEGKPLSHKNFGWDKLTHKIFELVTQNHDNLMICLWGNKAQKFASNIDLSRHVIFRNSHPSPLGYYRNFKDCGIFKKINKTLEKMLKKPINWNL
- a CDS encoding phenylalanine--tRNA ligase subunit beta; protein product: MKFSVNKLKTLLNHNELTATQIANAINKIGFEVEEIIEPIKIKNLKFGQILEISKNPNADKLNVCKVKFNDKIRIIQTNDSSVQVGKNYLAIVDEGYAGNLIIKPTEIKGILSQGMFCSLEEIGFNKDLIGNYKNRIFTLETDIKNDPIKTLNLDDYFIDVSILANRNDANSYTIMAAELSAYFNYKNNLVSQKISSDLPTEKIIDLANKKDIENLVAIRLSNIPALNIQDELLLLKHDFELKNNTENYFNYLSILFGLPITFVNNDHNFRLEKKNDVLSLVSSKNKIVLGANNLNNIENNSALLVAIPSITDARKNLKSAKISNFNSQITIKKVAPGLINLLISKLKNNINAIDIAKLESEETIIKIDNEKLNRYANFDFVKSEAFKDIKNRLKILGFKFQKNFVVVPQNRYDIKNFEDIIEEIFRFYDYDNFEKIKINKIYTEVKQPNVIKDMMVANSFNEILTFTLRSKEEALFDPFDFKNTISLQTYVSENHKYIRNSQLVSLLEVINYNYKRKAAILNFFEIGSINKNKQSLIFSSNQKSFNEMKQIIKNLIGDFNLEKWSDFNYIHTNVGAKIFKNNELVGWIAKINPKYDPTNSIFVELIKLDFSSKHSFQEYNKDPLAYADFTYELNEGESVKEYLNIFKKIDRDLQIAIIDRFAKNNKINTTFRVFGNKETIAAINEKLNK
- the argS gene encoding arginine--tRNA ligase, producing MNIHELLTKLLENAMRKIDSTFNIKGCNFMISEPRIPQEQNPEKIEFDLSANLAIIIAKKYNISPSELANKLLHHLQTRPEIIKISVTTPGFINIKFKNNIYLDFITFLSSQNNYGSRQVMPVKINNEFVSVNPTGYLHAGHARNAVVGSVLSNILRYAGYMVTNEYYINDAGNQINILADSAFVRYQNLFKIEAELPEDSYRGQDIIDFAKYLKRTYKDYFLTDFENKKEEFKKLAVDWFMQEAKKDLKKMRITFEVFSSEKSLFERKLVLKSLKTLEKYIYTQDGATFLKTSDFGDDKDRVLVKSDGSYTYFLSDIAYHLDKAKRAKKLINVWGADHSGYIARIKNSLTMNEFDTDNFHVVLIQLVRLIKDGSEFKMSKRSGTSLTIRELLENVSVDALRYNLAARDANTKMDLDLDLATKLDENNPVFILKNTYKKVNEFISNNKSLKIDIEDQYTKPEIDLIIELSNFKNIIKTIAKTYKIQLLPQYLIKICNLANTLLNNQEKQINLNKMYIYKSFKTILETGLKLLDISTR
- a CDS encoding S66 family peptidase yields the protein MEFKIPKKLKPGDTVALISLSSGMAGENKFKHRYEQGKAYIRDVLKLNIFEGRYSLKGIDFVASHPELRAEDLMKALKDDNVKAIFSNIGGFDAYKIWAYIDKEVLENNPKFFVGFSDSTSVHYLFLKHGIQSYYGPSVLATFAENGGMNPYTKKYFEALLFSDAQVDIEASKEWTSEFLDWIVPENNLKPRKYQENPGYTWISKNNPVIEGTILGGCVETLDQLLEQELLPKPTFFKDSIVFLETAETNTKPIIYEKMIKRLAPYISKAKAIVHGRPYGNIYAYEQLQILKEFKLPIVSNFDIGHTDPMVTLPLGGKMIINFETKKIKIKKK
- the glyA gene encoding serine hydroxymethyltransferase, encoding MYKKIKLSDKIIEKAINSELRRQTQNIELIASENYVSEDVLKATGSILTNKYGEGYPKKRYYGGCQNVDVVEQAAIDRLKELFGVKFANVQSYSGSVANAAALAALMPKGGKILGLSLASGGHLTHGYKISFSGIFYDAYTYEVDENGFLDYEAIKKIALEVKPNVIICGYSAYSRTIDFKKFREIADACGAKLMADIAHIAGLIAAGCHPSPVGYADVITSTTHKTLRGTRGAVIMTNDSELAKKIDRWVFPGYQGGPLFHAIAGKAVAFKEALNPGFKEYAKQIILNSRAFARKFTELGVKVITGGTDNHLFIIDVVKSYNLTGKEAEKWLDRIKITANKNTIPFDPLSPTVTSGLRFGTAAMTSRDFKEKDFEELALIIDSCLRDQSDHNFRILKEKVKAMTEAHPIKKQYFE
- the asnS gene encoding asparagine--tRNA ligase, coding for MIIEFFKNPQLYDHKEIEICGWVETVRGNKKIAFIELNDGSTIKNLQLVIKSSDADFDKVEKLFIGSAIRVSGTIKHTPSAAQALELSVKKLELLAVSENDYPIQKQQMNLDTLREVPHVRHRTKYLRAVMLIRSKLAQNIHGYFAEKGFFNVHSPIITSNDGEGAGETFNVTSDKEKNFFGNNKATLGVTGQLHAESYAIGFNKVYTFAPTFRAENSNTKKHLAEFWMIEPEVAFCDLRGIITLADDLLKNVINKTIKELPFEFEFLNQRSNNTLFEKLNKFLDFGLKTLEYKDAIEILVKHKKEFENQDIKFGTDLATEHERFLCEKWAKAPVAIIDYPKDIKAFYMYQNDDKKTVAAFDLLVPGIGELVGGSQREIRYDKLLKRIKEVGISQKEIQWYLDLRRFGDAGSSGFGIGFERLVMYCTDTENIRDSIPYPRTVNNLRM